The genomic segment GTAGAAGCCGCTGTTCCGAGTCTGCGGGATGGCAAATGTGACCTGCCCGGACCGCATATTAAGAGTCTTGGGTTTGAAACCGTTCGCGTAATCCAAACGATTTTTGGAGCGTTCGTAAGCCCCTGCATTTAGGAAGTTCTCCCGTTCCAATTTCATGGCCTCGTTCATGGCGAGTCTGAAAAGATCCATCAGAAAGTCGGGTCCCTGCTCGATTAGGGCTTTCAAAATTGTCGGGTCGAAACTATATTTGTTTTCGGAGTTTTCCATAATTGATTCCTTTTTGATTTGTCGCAAAACCAAAA from the Fibrobacter sp. UWEL genome contains:
- a CDS encoding transposase — encoded protein: MENSENKYSFDPTILKALIEQGPDFLMDLFRLAMNEAMKLERENFLNAGAYERSKNRLDYANGFKPKTLNMRSGQVTFAIPQTRNSGFY